In Mus pahari chromosome 20, PAHARI_EIJ_v1.1, whole genome shotgun sequence, the genomic stretch CTAGGCAGTTCCTTGGTCAGTGCTGCACAACATGAAACAAAAGGGTAATCCTGGTAGGGTTAAGCAAGACCCCAGCTCGTCATACCTATGGACAGTGCTGGAGAGTAGATGTGAATAAGTGTAACTCAGTGTCAtagtgtttgcccagcatgcctgaagccctggctttcttcttatcatcatcatcaccatcatcttcacAATCTCACATAGAAGGCACACAGAAGACTCATGTACACAGCTCTGCAAGCTGAAGTATCACCTTTTCTCAGTGTTCTGTGCTTGAGAAAACAGTTAAGGAATGGAAACTGCATGTGTTCAAAGCCCTTTTTCTCTCATAGACACTTGTGCATCCGTTCCCCTTGTCTGTGTTTCCTGAATGAGGGAGACTTAGAAGTTGCATGTCTTGGGAAAAtcagcacacatatacaaatgttcTGATTCtcattccttatttttctttaattgtccCTCATTGCCACTTGATTTGCATATGCGATCACGTCTGTGGTCATTGTGGATATTTATGTGTTTCTCTTAGAAAAGACCATTgaataatgttaattttattgaaattttctttgagGCCAGATGAAGAcatcattatttttccttaataaacaTTTCAAGATTTCAAAACATTATTCTGTAATGTTAACACAagtaaggatttaaaaaaaaaattttcactaTACATGTCATGCTGCCGTTGAGTTGAGATCTTTTGGCCTCAGCTTCCAAGCACTGATATTAATAGCATGTGTAATAGAGCATGTGTAATATAGCATGCGCAACCCTCCCTGTTCAGCCTGTCGGGTTCAGCTCAGTCTCATCTTGCACTTGTAGACTGAAGCGCTCCTCCTGCAGGGTTTCGCCCTCAGTGGTAACTGACACTGCAGACATATTTTTAACaggaaattgtttttgtttttcatgcagTAGAATTTGGTCATGATTGGGTGTCCCTTTAATGCTGAAAATCTTTCATGTTAGAACTTAACTTACATAATATGTTTTCTATAAATCCAGGTTTTACTTGACTGGGCAAGACAGTCATTGGTtgcattttataagaaaaagctTGAACTGCAGGAAGATATTGTTGAAAGGCTCTGGGTCTATGTGGATAACATTCTACATAGCAAGAAATTGCAGACGCTTCTTAAGAATGGGAAGACTATAAATCTTCAGCTTTCCCTCGTCAAGGTAAGTAAGTAATGGCCTCTTCTGTTGACTGTGCTGTGTGCATCATCTCTTGTTACTGCCAAGTTTTAGAAAATTATGTGAATATGCGGGAAATTTCAGGGACGAGAAGGAAGTTGTAATAGTATccctgtgtcccctccccccccccccaaaaaaaaacctttttttttttgttttttaaacaaggtCTCTCTTATGTAACCCTGGATGTCCGGGAACTTTctatagagaccaggctggctttgaactcagagatcttcatgcCTCTGCCACCTGGGATTATAATCAtgggctaccatgcctggcatataaactagtttttttcttttttttaaaaaaagatttatttatttttatttgagtacattgtagctatcttcagacacaccagaagagggtatcagatcccattacagatggttgtgagccaccatatggttgctgggaattgaactcagggccttaaccactgagccatctctccagccctgaactaGTTTTTATTACCATCTGTTCTCAGCTCATGTTCCTCTTTGTATACCCATGTGCTGGGAATATAGATGTATATCATCAGAGACAGTTTGATTACTGTTACACTGGAAAAGGTAGCTAGCAGATTATAactacactgacacacacatacacacagacacttgtAATTTTCTGGAGGGAGATCAAAGATCAAAATGGGCAGGAATTATCTCAAGAATTTTTGACTAAAATCAAAAAAAGTCTGTACTTCACTGTCAAAACAGGATCTTCAGATACCATGATAATAAGTATTACCATTAAAATCCAGTATTATGAGCATTTAGTACTCATGACAGGCTCAAAGGGCATAAGGATATAGCTGTTCATCACATGATTAGTAAGTGGtagtgttgggatttgaacctagatGTGCCTGGTTACTGAGCTGTTCAGCCAGAGCCTCACAGAATAGaatggaacagaacagaaaacaaagaagcagaTAAGGTGCTAGTAATTCTTAAGACTACACCCTTTATTGTGATACTTTTAAATAATGGGTCATTCTGAGTGGTTCTTCAGGCAAGGCTAGAAGATCAAGTATCTCTGCATTTAAGAAATAATacttaaaagctttaaaataagtatgtttatagctatataaaatattgttaaaggACACATAATTTGAACACAAGTTATGCTTTAGGGTCTAAGTatgaaaaagattttttattgatgatctttataataaaatatctggaGGACACTGGTGATATATTGACACTTTAGGATTCAGTACATTTgctgcaacttaaaaaaaaaaagccagtactTAACTTGAGTGGAAGTAATGATTGTTTTATGCAGTTGCTAATAGGTTAGCACCTCAGACAGTTTTGATTCTTAGATTTTTGTTAGGCTGGGAGCAAGTCACTGGCCTAACAGTAAATATTGGGATCTGCCTGCTTTAGTGTCTAAATTTGGAGTTTTGAAAGCTGAGTGCAATGTCTGTAATATATGATAAAAAAGGCAGGTACTCATATATCATAGGCTGGCATTGAATTAGCCAGGTAATtgagagatgaccttgaacttctgattatCCTCTGTACGtcttgagtactgagattacaggcgtgcaAGACCACACTCAGTTTGTctagttctagggattgaacatgttaggtaagcactctaccaatggtGTTACATCTCTAGCCCTGCTTTGATCTTAATAGGAAAAATCTGACTATTTTATATGTATCTCCATCCATCCACAGGGTCAGGACTCAAGTGATACCTGATGACACCTAGATAAAGATTTAGGGTCTAGACCTCTCTTCCTACTGGGCTGCCacatccagccttgatgtgagggtttgtgcctagccTTATTACGTCTTGTTATGTAATGTTCatttgatatccctgggagacctgctcttttctgaagggaaaggaaggaactgTGGATCTagagggaagaggaggtggagatggggcaggaactgggaggaggaatggagggagaggaggctgtagttgaaatgtattttatgggagaagaataaataaaaaagaagaagaaaaaaattaactactGGCTAAAGGGTTGATACTGACAGGAGATGGGTGTGTCAAGTTCATGTTCGAAGTAGAAAAATCTGGGTATCCTCATTAAAATGTGGCAGAGAAATGATTCTTTCATACTTTCTGAGTAGGTGTGGCTTCAGGTAATCAtgagcttttttctttcttaatgttcAGATCATAAATGAGCGAATAGAAGAGTTCTCACGTTCAGGATGCCAGAGGAATATCTGTGCCATCCTGAGCTGCTGCCAGGGCATCCTCTCAGCCCCTGCCCTTGCTGTCATCTATACAGCCAAACCAGAGCTTACTGTGgccctgctgagccagctctgctGGTCGGCctgcaggcagccagaaggagccGTGACAGCCAAGCTGTTTGAGGTCATTCATCTGGCTCTTGACCATTACCTCAGACTTCAGCAACAACAAGCCAACCCTAGGCGTGTCTTTGGAGATATGACTGGACACCTCTTCCAGCCCTGCCTCGTCCTGAGACACTTGCTTTTGGGGGGCACATGGACCCAGGCTAGTCAGGGTCAACTGTGGCAGGTGCTGAGCCGAGCTATCAGGAATCAGATTGATGCTGTTCTTCGGGGCGGTGTTTTTCGACATGATTTACTCTCATCCTACAAAGAGGAGCTCTTGGAACAGTACCAAGAGAATGTAAAGATGGGGGTCCTGAAGAGCCTTCTCACTCCAATGGAAGCTGTGATTGCGAGACTGGTGGAGCCTGACTACGTCAAATCAGACCTCCGTGTTTTGGTTGTGGCCAGCTCAGTGCCCTTGTTGTATAGACTGTTTCTGGAATCATACCTTAAGGAAGAAAACCAGTTTCTCTGTTTTCAGGTTCTCCCCAGGTTGTTTGGCTGCTTGCAAATTTCACACCTGCAGGAGGGGCAGATAGAAGCCCTGTCCCTACCAGATTGGACTACAGAGCTTCTGGCTATAGAGCAACTGCTAAACTCAGTGGCCACCAGTAACATCTACAATGTGGCTACTGACAGAATTCGGCATGCGGAGACACAGTTCCACTTCTACCGCCGTGTGGCTGAGCTGCTGATCAACCATTCACAAGCATCTGTGCCAGCTTGGTTTCGCTGCCTCAAGATTTTGATATCTCTGAATCATTTGATTTTAGAGCCAGACCTGGATGACCTGTTGTCTTCAGCTTGGATTGATGCAGAAGTAACAGAATTTCGAGCCAAAAAAGCCCAAGAGGTACTTATCAACACTGTCTTCCAGACGTATGCCAAACTTCGACAGGTGCCACAGTTGTTTGAGGAGGTTTTGGGGGTGATCTGCCGTCCAGCTGCTGAGGCACTGCGGCAGCCTTTGCTTGCCTCaggcctctctgtgcctctcagTGCATGTCTTCTGGAGCTGCCACTGAGTCAGATCCTGGATTCATGGTCCCTTGTACTAGATAAGTTCCAATCTTTAGTCATGCCCTGTTTGCAGACTGATAATGACATGGCTTTAAAGGCAATGTCACTGAGCTCTCTGCTACACTGTATCATGTTCAACATGCAGAGTCTGGACAATAACATGCCTCTGCCCATCATAAGACGGACGCAGTGCATAATGGAGAGGATGCTGAGAGAGCTTGTGAGGCCCCTTTTGGGCCATCTCCTGGACCTCTGGAGTCCAGAGCCTGAGCTGTGGCAGCAGAAGGTGAGTGACTCTGCACTCTTACTCTCTTACACCTGGGCTCAGGTGGACGCTACCCTCAGTTTGCACTGCAGCCAGTATTATTCTCTGGGGATCTCCCCAGCCAGGGCTGCTCTGGATAGCTCAAACCTCCCTTTGTTGCTACCAGGTGTAGAAACGGAGTTTTGGAAGAAGGTGGAAAAGTGTATAGGCCAGTCCAGGTCTCTCAGTAGGTACTGCTTAGAACAGCTGTATCTTCAGAAGGTGAAAAGGACTTTAATGGAGAGTAATTCCCAGTCCAAAGAAGCCCTTCAAACCTTGAGGTTTGACACTGCTCACATTCTTGATTCTAGCGGAGACTGTTTAAGTCAGAAGACAGTAGCTGCCTGGGATATGCAGGTGTCGACAATGAATGAGTCCGTATACCCTGTAGCACACTGGCACTTGATTGTATCAAACCTCACAGTTTTAACACCCTACCTTTGTTTGAATGATGTGAGATATGTGGCCACTGTCTTGTTAAGAACTTTACCAGCAAGTAAAGCCCAGGGGAGCTTGGCACATGGTGAGCCACATGTCACACTTGAGAAAATATCCACAGCCCTCCTTCACAGCCCTCTCTTTCCAGAGATGCAGTCCCTCTATTTTGCCTTCCTCACGTGTATCATTGCAGAATGTTCCAGCATTCTGTGCTCTGGAGCTCGTAGTGATCTGAGTCTTGTTAGTCAGCAGCTCCCCTGGCTTTTTGGAAAGGACTACCACACAGTTGTGGCTCAATGGGAAACCAAATTGGCAAAAGTTGGACCTGAAGGTGTAGAACCAAGAGGAGAAATTGCCCAGAATTTTCTAACCATGGTCAAGAGTGGCTTTCCAATCAAGCTGGATGAAGAACAGCTAAAAGGCCTCCTGGAGCTCTTAGAAGTCATCTCTGCCCTTCGCCTGGACAGCCTCTCACCATCTTAccatgttcatttgtttttcctgcTATTCTCCATGGCTGTCTCCGAATTAGGGCAGTGCTCTTGCCCACTAGTCCTCCAGTTCTTGGTGAAGTGCTACCGGCTCCTCAGTGGTctgcagagaggaaagaatggcCGCTGTGTATTCAGGGTTATGTACGTTAGTGACATCTTTGAAGTTGTGCTGACCTCACTGTTGCAAGCCAGTGCTGAGTTTCAGGTTAGGGAGGAT encodes the following:
- the Urb2 gene encoding unhealthy ribosome biogenesis protein 2 homolog, which encodes MAAVYSGISFKLKSKTTSWEDKLKLAHFAWISHQCFLPNKEQVLLDWARQSLVAFYKKKLELQEDIVERLWVYVDNILHSKKLQTLLKNGKTINLQLSLVKIINERIEEFSRSGCQRNICAILSCCQGILSAPALAVIYTAKPELTVALLSQLCWSACRQPEGAVTAKLFEVIHLALDHYLRLQQQQANPRRVFGDMTGHLFQPCLVLRHLLLGGTWTQASQGQLWQVLSRAIRNQIDAVLRGGVFRHDLLSSYKEELLEQYQENVKMGVLKSLLTPMEAVIARLVEPDYVKSDLRVLVVASSVPLLYRLFLESYLKEENQFLCFQVLPRLFGCLQISHLQEGQIEALSLPDWTTELLAIEQLLNSVATSNIYNVATDRIRHAETQFHFYRRVAELLINHSQASVPAWFRCLKILISLNHLILEPDLDDLLSSAWIDAEVTEFRAKKAQEVLINTVFQTYAKLRQVPQLFEEVLGVICRPAAEALRQPLLASGLSVPLSACLLELPLSQILDSWSLVLDKFQSLVMPCLQTDNDMALKAMSLSSLLHCIMFNMQSLDNNMPLPIIRRTQCIMERMLRELVRPLLGHLLDLWSPEPELWQQKVSDSALLLSYTWAQVDATLSLHCSQYYSLGISPARAALDSSNLPLLLPGVETEFWKKVEKCIGQSRSLSRYCLEQLYLQKVKRTLMESNSQSKEALQTLRFDTAHILDSSGDCLSQKTVAAWDMQVSTMNESVYPVAHWHLIVSNLTVLTPYLCLNDVRYVATVLLRTLPASKAQGSLAHGEPHVTLEKISTALLHSPLFPEMQSLYFAFLTCIIAECSSILCSGARSDLSLVSQQLPWLFGKDYHTVVAQWETKLAKVGPEGVEPRGEIAQNFLTMVKSGFPIKLDEEQLKGLLELLEVISALRLDSLSPSYHVHLFFLLFSMAVSELGQCSCPLVLQFLVKCYRLLSGLQRGKNGRCVFRVMYVSDIFEVVLTSLLQASAEFQVREDDAAWLQLLQVSGVFLEQLMQMLTQVKLSLVLNFGKITAFLSRYRKEASSKEWKSQNFQCRQLLLVALSKLCQSLGPCVKERRQLLEAPTELPEFLQQAMMQMGTMLKLCLVSGTTGRCLPPVLLATVPTLLEVDMSQHLRDGQPKIAQVVDTDQTLLSHGTLYQDVYTQLLEELPALSENAQSFQAALRFLTLFLLAPELHSKETSVFASVFYSVQKVLTGPCIPAPGTQDTELHLGALLTQMFETGTTEHFGMVLQSILQGLDVTQAWRSDLQVVLCAIRLLKLLLKCPLNGEKARLLWRSCPQIVTALMLQHREACQEQPVALVVIEPLLEVLAVLLRKGEESISNPHHVSLAFNILLTVPLEHLKPREFGSVFLKMHDVLFSILQCHSKVMLKAIPSFLSSFNRLLFSVMHEGRQKDKGSMDDLPVVLESARLVERMYSHLATRAEEFTTFSPFLVAQYVTEVQKVTLYPPVKNLLQEGIYLILDLCMERDIQFLRASLQSGARDVFKDLHSDYLKYHKAKHEGEKRYTA